A genomic window from Candidatus Bathyanammoxibius amoris includes:
- a CDS encoding polyprenyl synthetase family protein gives MDFAAALKPVNSSMIEVEQRLFTDLAADNREVGEIILHVSRFKGKRFRPAVLLLSGKVCGKIAPQHLDLAVVAELIHIATLIHDDVIDEATMRRHVETVDAKWGREISILLGDYIWSRGFTILASMDSQMATYIMSQTVNIMCEGELVQLIRRYDLSLTEEEYLDIIERKTARLFATCCRLGAMFAGANRGMQETLASYGLKIGMAFQIVDDCLDIVGNEDEMGKSLSTDLQKGKLTLPIIRLAGNLPETRRESTCSWIFQNFNDQNRSTVLELFTEHDAVEYSINKANQYVREAKDVISSLAESEGKMALLELADAVVSRTK, from the coding sequence ATGGACTTTGCAGCGGCTCTGAAGCCTGTCAACTCATCAATGATAGAGGTCGAGCAACGCCTTTTCACCGACCTTGCCGCCGACAATAGAGAGGTCGGCGAGATAATCCTGCACGTAAGCAGATTTAAGGGCAAGAGGTTCAGGCCAGCCGTTCTTCTCCTCAGCGGTAAGGTCTGTGGGAAGATAGCCCCACAGCATCTGGACCTTGCGGTTGTTGCAGAACTGATACATATAGCCACCCTGATTCATGATGACGTAATCGACGAAGCTACGATGAGGAGACACGTCGAAACCGTGGACGCGAAATGGGGCAGAGAGATATCCATATTGCTGGGTGATTATATCTGGTCGAGGGGTTTTACCATACTGGCCTCTATGGATTCACAGATGGCCACCTATATAATGTCACAAACGGTGAACATCATGTGTGAAGGCGAGCTGGTTCAGCTTATAAGGCGCTACGACCTGAGCCTTACGGAAGAGGAGTATCTGGACATAATAGAGCGTAAGACCGCCCGCCTCTTTGCCACATGCTGCCGTCTTGGAGCCATGTTTGCCGGCGCGAATCGCGGTATGCAAGAGACGCTGGCCAGCTACGGCCTCAAAATAGGTATGGCGTTCCAGATAGTGGACGACTGCCTTGACATAGTCGGAAATGAGGACGAGATGGGCAAGTCGCTTTCTACCGACCTGCAAAAGGGGAAGCTTACATTGCCCATTATACGCCTGGCTGGAAACCTCCCGGAGACCAGAAGAGAGAGCACGTGCAGCTGGATATTCCAGAATTTTAACGACCAGAACCGCAGTACGGTACTGGAACTCTTTACGGAACACGACGCTGTCGAGTACTCCATCAACAAGGCCAACCAGTATGTCCGTGAAGCCAAGGACGTGATCTCTTCCCTCGCGGAGTCAGAGGGCAAAATGGCCCTGCTGGAGCTGGCTGACGCGGTGGTCAGCAGAACAAAATAA
- a CDS encoding NUDIX hydrolase — translation MEKTLQSKMIYDGRRLRLYRDEVELPDGRHTFREVVSHPGAVAVVPVTEEGDVFLVKQFRYAIRSELYEIPAGIIEKGESPEQCAVRELREEAGLNAGKMEKLGQFYTSPGVMDELMHIYRATELTAPGYKPEEGIEVVKMKLGQAIDKIKTGEIADAKTICGIFWVVRGITQKEAH, via the coding sequence GTGGAAAAGACTCTCCAGAGTAAAATGATATATGACGGAAGGAGACTGCGTCTATACAGGGACGAGGTGGAACTCCCTGACGGCAGGCACACTTTTCGCGAGGTTGTATCTCATCCCGGCGCCGTAGCTGTCGTACCCGTAACGGAGGAGGGAGACGTTTTTTTGGTCAAGCAATTCCGCTATGCCATCCGTTCCGAACTGTATGAGATACCTGCCGGGATCATTGAGAAGGGTGAGAGTCCGGAGCAATGCGCGGTGAGAGAATTGAGAGAGGAGGCCGGCTTGAATGCCGGAAAGATGGAGAAACTGGGACAGTTCTATACCTCTCCCGGTGTTATGGACGAACTGATGCACATCTACAGGGCTACAGAGCTGACTGCGCCGGGGTACAAGCCTGAAGAAGGTATAGAGGTCGTGAAGATGAAACTGGGTCAGGCCATAGACAAGATCAAAACGGGCGAGATAGCAGACGCCAAGACCATCTGCGGGATATTCTGGGTAGTCCGGGGGATTACACAAAAGGAAGCGCATTAA